One Malania oleifera isolate guangnan ecotype guangnan chromosome 9, ASM2987363v1, whole genome shotgun sequence DNA segment encodes these proteins:
- the LOC131164392 gene encoding putative disease resistance RPP13-like protein 1: protein MSVVGEAVLSASLEVLFHKLASSDLLKFSCRGQVHAAIRKWENMLLKIHAVLDDAEEKQIAQRAVKIWLGELRDLAYDMEDILDELATEALRRKLMVECQASSSKVNVLIPNCFTSLSPTAVKFNVRVEAKIKQMTCRLQDICKQRIELGLESVMGEKSTKIWQRSPTTSLVIESCVYGRDRDKEKIVELMLMDEGSDAGVGVIPIVGMGGVGKTTLAQLVYGDHGVNLHFDIKAWVYVSTQFDIMRISKAILESITLQACEFEDFDQIQVKLKDTLAGKRFLVVLDDLWNREYNSWDILKNPLRVGAKGSKILVTTRNRDIGLMMGTVEYHYLEQLSDDDCWSVFAQHAFGKINADAHPNLEFTGKKIVEKCGGLPLAAKTLGGLLCGKTKESEWEETLHSKIWDLAEEQSGIIPALRLSYYHLPSHLKRCFMYCAILPKGYEFEEKELIWLWMAEGLIQQPKGWKRMEDLGDEYFHELLSRSFFQPANNGLQFVMHDLINDLAQSVSGKICFKLEGNKAYKISEKARHSSYVQGNHDGKIKFAAFNEAKSLRTFLPFNLLDYNSHLTNYVPLELLPKLRYLRVLSLRNYLISELPEAIGNLKHLRYLNFSYTEIRSLPKSTSTLYNLQTLILKGCYMLKTLPTEMRKLINLGHLDFTDSDSVENMPLRMGTLTSLQTLSNFLVGKSGGSRISELKTLWHLQGSLSISRLENVTNAQDAREASLNDKPGLTVLQMKWSSEFNNLRNQKVEMEVLDMLQPHKNLTELNIKYYAGTRFPAWIGDPLYSNMMVLRLAHCEQCTSLPPLGQLPWLKELCIKGMKGVKFVGLEFFGGYCSKPFPSLEILSFEDMEEWEDWFVDEEVEVFSFLCELYVKRCPKLMRQLPKNLSHLAKLVIWECKQLVVTLSSLPSLKSLDIVEVDQLIMKNTKDLCSLTSFRVCEVDVCEDEALRNVAFHQLNIVTSWDVCSSPNLRCLPKCFTNGLGKLEELEIDGCQELMSLWHLEGSLQHQHQHFNSLRRLMVSSCPQLAFFEGEGKEEEMQHGLPCGLEYLRICCCDKLEKLPRGLYTLTTLAELSIRGCPSMTSLPETGLPSALRRLEIQNCRALNSLTKGMTHSTNLEYVSISNCPSLMSLSSKGMLPSTLKRLEITHCQKLESIAEVGMATNSSLESMVIWTCENLKSLPDGLNRLRYLHCLSIGHCGNLLSLPKGGLPATNLRKLVIFGCEKLGVQPNCMRSLTSLQQLSIGRCPRFISFLEGGFPTNLRSLHIGDTQIVKPLSEWGLHRLTSLTTVHIHGTSLELVSFPDDESKECMILPNSLTRLAIHNFPNLEKLCSKGFQNPSFLEHLEIHHCPKLSSVPEALLPPSLLSLNIHNSPMLARQFARGKGQYWSKVAHVPHVVISKKLY from the coding sequence ATGTCTGTTGTTGGAGAGGCTGTTCTTTCTGCTTCCCTTGAGGTCCTGTTTCACAAGTTGGCCTCCTCGGATTTGCTGAAGTTTTCATGCCGAGGGCAAGTCCATGCTGCAATCAGGAAGTGGGAGAATATGCTGTTGAAAATACATGCTGTGCTTGATGATGCCGAGGAGAAGCAAATAGCTCAGCGTGCAGTGAAAATCTGGCTTGGCGAGCTCAGAGACTTGGCCTATGATATGGAGGACATACTAGATGAGTTAGCCACTGAAGCTTTGCGTCGCAAGTTGATGGTTGAGTGTCAAGCTAGCAGCAGCAAGGTAAATGTCCTTATTCCCAACTGTTTTACCAGCCTTAGTCCCACTGCTGTTAAGTTCAATGTTAGGGTGGAGGCTAAGATAAAGCAGATGACATGCCGGTTACAGGATATCTGTAAACAAAGAATTGAATTAGGGTTGGAGAGTGTAATGGGCGAGAAATCTACCAAAATATGGCAAAGATCACCCACCACATCTTTGGTGATTGAATCCTGTGTTTATGGGAGAGACAGAGATAAAGAAAAGATAGTTGAGCTGATGCTTATGGATGAAGGAAGTGATGCTGGAGTTGGGGTAATTCCCATTGTTGGTATGGGTGGGGTGGGCAAGACAACACTGGCTCAGCTTGTATATGGTGACCATGGGGTGAACCTGCATTTTGATATTAAAGCATGGGTCTATGTATCTACCCAATTTGATATTATGAGAATATCAAAAGCAATTCTTGAGTCAATCACTCTGCAGGCATGTGAGTTTGAGGATTTTGATCAGATTCAAGTCAAATTGAAGGATACATTGGCTGGGAAaaggtttttagttgttttggatGATTTGTGGAATAGGGAGTATAACAGTTGGGACATTTTGAAAAACCCTCTTAGAGTTGGTGCAAAAGGAAGTAAGATTTTAGTAACAACGCGCAATAGAGATATCGGTTTAATGATGGGTACTGTTGAGTATCATTATTTAGAGCAGTTATCAGATGACGATTGTTGGTCTGTGTTTGCACAGCATGCATTTGGGAAGATAAATGCTGATGCACATCCAAATTTGGAATTTACTGGTAAGAAAATTGTTGAAAAGTGTGGAGGCTTGCCCTTGGCAGCAAAGACACTTGGTGGCCTTCTATGCGGTAAAACGAAAGAAAGTGAATGGGAAGAAACATTGCACAGTAAAATATGGGATTTAGCAGAAGAGCAAAGTGGGATTATACCCGCTCTAAGACTGAGCTATTATCACCTTCCTTCACACTTGAAGCGTTGCTTTATGTATTGTGCAATTCTCCCAAAAGGCTACGAATTTGAGGAGAAGGAACTAATTTGGTTGTGGATGGCAGAAGGTCTGATTCAGCAACCAAAAGGATGGAAGCGAATGGAAGATTTAGGTGATGAATATTTCCATGAATTGTTGTCACGATCATTTTTTCAACCAGCCAACAATGGACTACAATTTGTGATGCATGATCTCATCAATGATTTGGCTCAATCTGTTTCTGGAAAAATATGCTTTAAATTGGAGGGTAATAAGGCATACAAGATTTCTGAGAAGGCTCGTCATTCATCTTATGTTCAAGGCAACCATGATGGCAAAATAAAATTTGCAGCATTTAATGAAGCAAAGTCTTTAAGGACCTTCCTACCTTTTAATCTATTAGACTACAATTCTCACTTAACCAATTATGTTCCTCTTGAACTATTGCCAAAGTTAAGGTACTTGCGTGTTCTAAGCTTGAGGAATTATCTCATCAGTGAACTACCAGAAGCAATTGGTAATTTGAAGCATCTAAGGTACCTAAACTTTTCTTACACTGAGATTAGAAGCTTGCCTAAATCAACAAGCACCCTGTACAATCTGCAGACATTGATTTTGAAAGGATGCTATATGCTTAAGACATTGCCTACTGAGATGAGGAAACTAATTAACTTGGGCCACCTTGATTTTACTGATTCAGACTCTGTTGAAAACATGCCATTGCGAATGGGTACACTAACAAGTCTCCAAACACTATCAAATTTTTTAGTAGGCAAAAGTGGTGGGTCAAGAATAAGTGAGCTAAAGACTTTATGGCATCTCCAAGGCTCACTTTCAATTTCTAGGTTGGAGAATGTCACTAATGCTCAGGATGCAAGGGAGGCAAGTTTAAATGATAAACCTGGCTTAACTGTGTTGCAGATGAAGTGGAGCAGCGAGTTCAACAACTTGCGGAACCAAAAGGTTGAAATGGAAGTGCTTGACATGCTACAGCCTCATAAAAATCTGACAGAGCTCAATATCAAGTATTATGCTGGAACAAGATTTCCAGCTTGGATAGGTGATCctctttattcaaatatgatgGTCTTAAGATTAGCACATTGTGAGCAATGTACTTCCTTGCCACCCCTTGGGCAATTGCCCTGGCTTAAAGAACTCTGCATAAAAGGGatgaagggagtgaagtttgttGGTCTGGAATTTTTTGGGGGTTACTGCTCAAAACCTTTTCCATCACTAGAGATTCTGAGTTTTGAGGATATGGAGGAATGGGAGGACTGGTTTGTAGATGAGGAAGTTGAAGTATTCTCTTTCCTCTGTGAACTGTATGTTAAAAGATGTCCAAAACTTATGAGACAGTTACCCAAAAATCTCTCACACTTGGCAAAGCTCGTGATTTGGGAGTGCAAGCAGTTGGTGGTAACACTTTCAAGCCTTCCATCACTCAAAAGCTTAGATATTGTAGAAGTTGACCAATTGATAATGAAGAATACAAAAGATCTCTGTTCACTTACCTCCTTTCGTGTTTGTGAAGTGGATGTATGTGAAGATGAGGCATTGAGGAATGTGGCATTTCATCAGCTCAACATAGTTACATCCTGGGATGTTTGCAGTTCTCCAAACCTCAGATGCCTACCTAAATGCTTCACAAACGGGCTAGGAAAACTTGAAGAATTGGAGATTGATGGTTGTCAAGAGCTCATGTCACTGTGGCATTTAGAAGGGAGTCTACAGCACCAGCACCAGCATTTCAATTCGCTCCGACGTTTAATGGTTAGTAGTTGTCCCCAACTTGCTTTCTTTGAAGGAGAAGGGAAAGAAGAAGAGATGCAGCACGGGCTACCTTGTGGCCTTGAATATTTGAGAATATGCTGTTGTGATAAACTAGAGAAGCTTCCACGGGGGTTGTACACACTCACAACACTTGCAGAGTTGTCGATCCGAGGCTGCCCAAGTATGACCTCTCTGCCTGAGACAGGCTTGCCATCTGCACTACGAAGACTAGAGATTCAAAATTGCAGGGCTTTGAATTCCCTAACCAAGGGAATGACACACAGTACAAATCTTGAATATGTGTCTATATCCAACTGTCCATCTCTGATGTCCTTATCATCCAAGGGCATGCTTCCATCCACACTGAAACGCTTGGAGATTACTCATTGTCAGAAGTTGGAGTCAATAGCAGAGGTGGGGATGGCTACCAATTCATCTCTTGAATCTATGGTGATATGGACTTGTGAGAATCTCAAATCCTTGCCTGATGGCCTAAACAGGCTCAGGTACCTTCATTGTTTGTCAATAGGTCACTGTGGTAATCTATTGTCACTTCCCAAAGGAGGGTTGCCAGCAACCAACCTGAGAAAACTTGTTATCTTCGGGTGTGAGAAGCTTGGTGTACAGCCCAACTGCATGCGAAGCCTCACCTCTCTTCAACAACTGAGTATAGGAAGATGCCCTCGCTTCATCTCCTTTTTGGAAGGAGGCTTCCCCACCAACCTGAGATCTCTTCATATTGGTGATACACAGATTGTAAAGCCCCTGTCTGAGTGGGGATTGCATAGACTCACCTCCCTCACAACAGTGCATATTCATGGCACATCCCTAGAGCTGGTCTCCTTCCCAGATGATGAGAGCAAGGAATGTATGATCCTGCCCAACTCCCTAACCCGTCTAGCCATTCACAATTTTCCTAATCTAGAAAAGCTGTGTTCCAAAGGGTTTCAAAACCCTTCCTTTCTTGAACACCTAGAAATCCACCACTGCCCTAAGTTGTCATCTGTTCCAGAAGCATTACTGCCTCCCTCACTTCTGTCCTTGAATATTCACAATTCTCCAATGCTAGCACGACAGTTTGCAAGGGGAAAAGGTCAATATTGGTCCAAAGTAGCTCATGTTCCACACGTTGTAATAAGTAAAAAGTTGTATTAA
- the LOC131164395 gene encoding protein RETICULATA-RELATED 4, chloroplastic-like codes for MEERERGGEGEGEREREDEERENQFRASMVITACSNLATRALSPPPLNLHHSSLYSFALIPCRHLSFAPARSPHPSFTSSSARSRRSSATAAAAAAGDGGGGGGARGGSGGGSGGGDEDAGDRNKEEAVLALAEIGRSLDSLPKDLAAAIEAGRVPGLIVRRYFELEKSAIFRWLLRFGGFKERLLADDLFLAKVAMECGVGIFTKTAAELERRRENFTKELDFVFADVVMAIIADFMLVWLPAPTVSLRPPLAISAGPLAKFFYGCPENAFQVALAGTSYSFLQRIGAIVRNGAKLFAVGTGASLVGTGLTDALINARKAVDKSFAVEAEDVPILSTSIAYGVYMAVSSNLRYQVLAGIIEQRVLEPLLHQHKIVLSAICFAVRTGNTFLGSLMWVDYARWTGIQKIRD; via the exons atggaagagagagagagagggggggagggggagggggagagggagagagaggacgAGGAGAGAGAAAACCAGTTCAGAGCTTCAATGGTGATCACTGCCTGCTCAAACCTAGCCACACGCGCTCTCTCTCCACCACCGCTAAATCTCCATCACTCTTCTCTCTACAGCTTCGCCCTAATCCCCTGCCGTCACCTGTCCTTCGCCCCCGCGCGCTCTCCTCATCCTAGCTTCACTTCCTCATCCGCCCGCTCCCGTCGGTCTTCCGCCACCGCGGCAGCTGCCGCCGCCGGCGACGGCGGTGGAGGAGGCGGAGCTCGAGGAGGCAGCGGTGGTGGCAGTGGCGGCGGAGACGAAGATGCCGGTGACAGGAACAAGGAAGAGGCGGTTCTGGCCCTGGCGGAGATCGGAAGGTCTCTGGACAGCCTCCCGAAGGATCTGGCGGCGGCGATCGAGGCCGGGAGGGTGCCGGGATTGATCGTGCGGCGGTACTTTGAGCTGGAGAAGTCCGCGATTTTCCGATGGTTGCTAAGGTTCGGAGGGTTTAAGGAGCGGTTGCTTGCGGACGATTTGTTCTTGGCGAAAGTCGCCATGGAGTGTGGTGTTGGCATCTTCACCAAG ACTGCTGCAGAGTTGGAAAGACGGAGGGAAAACTTTACCAAGGAGCTGGATTTTGTCTTTGCTGATGTG GTGATGGCCATAATTGCAGATTTCATGCTTGTTTGGCTACCTGCCCCTACTGTTTCTCTTCGACCACCTCTTGCAATTAGTGCCGGACCTCTGGCAAAATTCTTCTATGGCTGCCCTGAAAATGCTTTTCAG GTAGCTTTAGCAGGAACTTCGTACTCATTTTTACAAAGAATAGGTGCTATAGTG CGTAATGGGGCCAAGCTGTTTGCAGTTGGGACGGGTGCATCTCTG GTTGGTACTGGGTTAACAGATGCATTGATTAATGCACGAAAGGCTGTTGATAAATCGTTTGCAGTTGAAGCTGAAGATGTGCCCATACTATCTACTAGTATTGCCTATGGTGTCTATATGGCAGTTTCTAGCAACCTCAG GTACCAAGTGCTCGCAGGAATAATTGAACAACGGGTTTTGGAACCCCTGCTGCACCAACATAAGATTGTACTTAGTGCAATCTGCTTCGCTGTTCGGACTGGCAACACATTCTTGGGGTCATTGAT GTGGGTGGATTATGCCCGTTGGACTGGAATTCAGAAAATACGAGATTAG